From a region of the Mycobacterium sp. SMC-8 genome:
- the cobN gene encoding cobaltochelatase subunit CobN, giving the protein MTAPAPAQAPPTVLLLSTSDTDLITARASGASYRWANPSRLVEGELDDLLGDADIVVVRILGGYRAWEDGIDAVVASGVPAIVVSGEQTPDADLMNHSTTPAGVALQAHIYLAQGGTDNLANLHAFLSDTLLMTGFGFAEPSSTPSWGVLERPSAGPGGPTVAVLYYRAQHLAGNTGYVEALCDAIENAGGVALPVFCASLRTADDALIELLGTADALVTTVLAAGGATPAAVGAGGADDAWNVAHLAALDIPILQGLCLTSSRTQWESNDDGLSPLDVATQVAVPEFDGRIITVPFSFKEIDDEGLISYVADPERCARVAGLAVRHARLRSIAPADKRVALVFSAYPTKHARIGNAVGLDTPASAIALLNAMKDAGYDVGGDYGFEAGALSTIIASGDGDALMHALIERGGQDADWLTEGQLSGNPIRVSAKDYRVWFETLPAEFADAVVEHWGPPPGELFVDRSADPEGEIVIAAMQAGNIVLMVQPPRGFGENPVAIYHDPDLPPSHHYLAAYRWIDTTFRADAVVHLGKHGNLEWLPGKTLGMSAACGTDAALGDLPLIYPFLVNDPGEGTQAKRRAHATLVDHLIPPMARAETYGDIARLEQLLDEHANISALDPGKLPAIRQQIWTLMRAAKMDHDLGLEDRPDEDTFDDMLLHVDGWLCEIKDVQIRDGLHILGQTPAGEAELDLVLAILRARQLFGGEQTVPGIRQALGLAEDGHDDRTAVDAAEARARELVAALQDSGWDADVVDTLTDDADVAAILKFAATEVVPRLAGTAGEIEQILRALEGRFIASGPSGSPLRGLVNVLPTGRNFYSVDPKAVPSRLAWETGVAMADSLLERYRTDYGRWPESVGLSVWGTSAMRTAGDDIAEVLALLGVRPIWDDASRRVVDLEAIPTAELGRPRIDVTVRISGFFRDAFPHVVSMLDDAVQLVAGLDEPAEDNYVRAHAQADLSDHGDQRRATTRIFGSKPGTYGAGLLQLIDSRNWRDDADLAAVYTAWGGFAYGRGLDGAPATDEMNRAYKRIAVAAKNTDTREHDIADSDDYFQYHGGMVATVRALTGKDPAAYIGDNTRPDAVRTRTLSEETTRVFRARVVNPRWINAMRRHGYKGAFEMAATVDYLFGYDATAGVMADWMYEQLSQSYVLDDENRKFMSESNPWALHGMAERLLEAAGRGMWAAPEQSTLDGLKQVLLETEGDLEG; this is encoded by the coding sequence GTGACTGCGCCCGCCCCCGCCCAGGCTCCGCCGACCGTTCTGCTTCTGTCGACCTCGGACACCGACCTGATCACGGCCCGTGCCAGCGGCGCCTCCTACCGCTGGGCCAACCCGTCACGGCTGGTCGAGGGCGAACTCGACGACCTGCTCGGCGACGCCGACATCGTCGTCGTGCGGATCCTCGGCGGCTACCGGGCCTGGGAGGACGGAATCGACGCAGTGGTCGCCAGCGGTGTGCCGGCGATCGTGGTCAGCGGTGAACAGACGCCCGACGCGGACCTGATGAACCACTCGACCACGCCGGCCGGGGTGGCCCTGCAGGCCCACATCTACCTCGCACAGGGCGGCACCGACAACCTGGCGAATCTGCACGCGTTCCTATCGGACACGCTGCTGATGACCGGTTTCGGGTTCGCCGAACCGAGCTCGACGCCAAGCTGGGGCGTGCTCGAACGTCCGTCCGCCGGCCCGGGTGGCCCGACCGTGGCGGTGCTTTACTACCGCGCCCAGCATCTGGCCGGCAACACCGGTTACGTCGAGGCGCTCTGTGACGCCATTGAAAACGCCGGGGGAGTGGCACTTCCGGTGTTCTGTGCGTCGCTGCGCACCGCCGACGACGCGCTGATCGAGTTGCTCGGCACTGCCGATGCGCTCGTGACCACTGTGCTGGCCGCGGGCGGAGCCACCCCGGCCGCCGTCGGAGCGGGCGGCGCCGACGATGCGTGGAACGTGGCACACCTTGCCGCACTGGATATTCCGATCTTGCAGGGCCTGTGCCTGACGAGTTCGCGTACGCAGTGGGAGTCCAACGACGACGGGTTATCGCCGCTGGACGTCGCCACCCAGGTGGCGGTGCCCGAGTTCGACGGCCGCATCATCACGGTTCCGTTCTCGTTCAAGGAGATCGACGACGAGGGACTGATCTCCTATGTCGCCGACCCTGAACGCTGTGCCCGGGTGGCAGGCCTGGCCGTCCGGCACGCGCGACTGCGGTCCATCGCGCCCGCCGACAAGCGAGTCGCGCTGGTGTTCTCGGCGTACCCGACCAAGCACGCCCGCATCGGCAACGCGGTCGGGCTGGACACCCCGGCCAGTGCCATCGCACTTCTGAACGCGATGAAGGACGCCGGTTACGACGTCGGCGGCGACTACGGCTTTGAGGCCGGTGCGCTGAGCACCATCATCGCATCCGGCGACGGTGACGCGCTGATGCACGCGCTGATCGAACGCGGGGGCCAAGATGCCGACTGGCTCACCGAGGGACAGCTGTCCGGCAACCCGATCAGGGTGTCCGCCAAGGATTATCGGGTCTGGTTCGAGACGTTGCCCGCCGAGTTCGCCGACGCCGTGGTCGAACATTGGGGTCCGCCGCCGGGTGAGTTGTTCGTCGACCGAAGCGCCGACCCCGAGGGCGAGATCGTGATCGCGGCCATGCAGGCCGGCAACATCGTGCTGATGGTTCAGCCGCCCCGGGGGTTCGGCGAGAACCCCGTCGCGATCTACCACGACCCCGATCTGCCGCCCAGCCACCATTATCTGGCCGCCTACCGCTGGATTGACACCACGTTCCGGGCTGACGCGGTCGTGCACCTCGGCAAGCACGGAAACCTGGAGTGGCTGCCCGGCAAGACACTCGGCATGTCGGCGGCGTGCGGCACGGACGCAGCGCTGGGGGACCTGCCGCTGATCTACCCGTTCCTGGTCAACGATCCCGGCGAAGGCACCCAGGCCAAACGGCGCGCACACGCCACGCTGGTCGACCACCTGATCCCGCCGATGGCCCGGGCCGAAACCTACGGCGACATCGCACGTCTGGAGCAGCTCCTCGACGAGCACGCCAACATCTCCGCGCTGGACCCCGGCAAGCTGCCCGCGATCCGTCAGCAGATCTGGACGCTGATGCGGGCGGCGAAGATGGACCATGACCTGGGCCTGGAAGACCGGCCCGACGAGGACACCTTCGACGACATGCTGCTGCACGTCGACGGCTGGCTGTGCGAGATCAAAGACGTCCAGATCCGCGACGGCCTGCACATCCTCGGTCAAACCCCAGCGGGGGAAGCGGAACTCGACCTGGTGCTGGCGATCCTGCGGGCCCGCCAGCTGTTCGGCGGTGAACAGACGGTGCCGGGTATACGGCAGGCGCTCGGCCTGGCCGAGGACGGACACGACGACCGCACGGCCGTCGACGCCGCCGAGGCCCGCGCCCGCGAACTGGTTGCGGCGCTGCAGGACAGCGGCTGGGACGCCGACGTCGTCGACACCCTCACCGATGACGCGGACGTCGCGGCGATCCTGAAGTTCGCCGCGACCGAGGTGGTGCCCCGGCTGGCCGGGACCGCCGGCGAGATCGAGCAGATCCTGCGCGCGCTCGAGGGCCGTTTCATCGCATCGGGTCCGTCTGGCTCCCCGCTGCGCGGCCTGGTCAACGTGCTGCCCACCGGGCGCAACTTCTACTCGGTGGACCCCAAAGCGGTGCCATCGCGGCTGGCCTGGGAAACCGGTGTGGCCATGGCGGATTCACTGCTGGAGCGGTACCGCACCGACTACGGCCGCTGGCCGGAATCGGTGGGTCTGTCGGTGTGGGGCACCTCGGCGATGCGCACCGCCGGCGACGACATCGCCGAAGTACTCGCGCTGTTGGGGGTGCGGCCCATCTGGGACGACGCGTCGCGCCGGGTCGTCGATCTGGAGGCGATCCCGACGGCCGAGCTGGGCCGCCCGCGCATCGACGTCACTGTGCGTATCTCGGGGTTCTTCCGCGACGCGTTCCCGCACGTGGTGTCGATGCTCGACGACGCGGTACAGCTCGTCGCCGGTCTCGACGAACCCGCGGAGGACAACTACGTGCGGGCGCACGCCCAGGCCGACCTCTCCGATCACGGTGACCAACGCCGTGCCACCACAAGGATTTTCGGATCCAAACCGGGCACTTACGGCGCGGGTCTGCTGCAGTTGATCGACAGCCGCAACTGGCGCGACGACGCAGATCTGGCGGCGGTGTACACCGCGTGGGGTGGATTCGCCTACGGCCGTGGGCTCGACGGCGCCCCGGCCACCGACGAGATGAACCGGGCGTACAAGCGAATTGCGGTGGCGGCCAAAAACACCGACACCCGGGAGCACGACATCGCCGACTCGGACGACTATTTCCAGTACCACGGCGGCATGGTGGCCACGGTGCGCGCGCTGACCGGAAAAGACCCGGCCGCCTACATCGGCGACAACACCCGTCCCGACGCGGTGCGCACCCGCACGCTGTCCGAGGAGACCACGCGCGTGTTCCGCGCCCGGGTGGTCAACCCGCGGTGGATCAACGCCATGCGGCGCCACGGGTACAAGGGGGCGTTCGAGATGGCCGCCACGGTGGACTACCTGTTCGGCTACGACGCCACCGCGGGTGTGATGGCCGACTGGATGTACGAGCAGCTCTCGCAGAGTTATGTACTGGACGACGAGAACCGCAAGTTCATGTCCGAGTCCAACCCGTGGGCTCTGCACGGCATGGCCGAGCGGTTGCTGGAGGCGGCAGGGCGGGGCATGTGGGCTGCGCCCGAGCAGAGCACCCTGGACGGGCTGAAGCAGGTGCTTCTCGAGACCGAAGGCGATCTCGAAGGCTGA
- a CDS encoding NAD(P)/FAD-dependent oxidoreductase: protein MRVTVAVVGAGMSGLCMAAKLQDAGIEDFTIFEKAHEVGGTWRDNTYPGLTCDVPSRYYSYSFRPNPEWSHMLPPGREIQQYFCRVADERGIRRHIRFGAEVTEAVVRDGKWWLTTAAGVEDFDVLVTATGFLRVPHYPDIPGLETFAGPMFHSSRWDHSVCLPDKRIGLIGTGSTGVQLTAELGGNVKHLKVFQRTAQWICPWPNLKVSERTKAAMRRWTWLNSFGYWFWGGFVRSVFGVAPVRPGWQRRLYQTQCRWNLRLSVRDKELKKKLTPKDQPMCKRMIFASRYYRAVQNPGVEIVTEPIVEVQPRGVVTGDGTLHEVDLLVLATGFDFHAYVRPLTITGEHGRTLDDVWADGPMAYRAVAVPGFPNMFMLMGPHAPVGNNSLVPVAEDQADYVIWWIDQLRADRIVSGSPTEEATKLYNDAMKAAMPNTVWTTGCHSWYLGKDGLPELFPWEASRYTELLRTPQVSDFEVRTAP, encoded by the coding sequence ATGCGGGTCACGGTGGCGGTCGTCGGCGCAGGCATGTCGGGTCTGTGCATGGCCGCGAAATTGCAGGACGCCGGCATCGAGGACTTCACGATCTTCGAAAAAGCCCACGAGGTCGGCGGCACGTGGCGCGACAACACCTATCCAGGGCTGACGTGCGATGTCCCGTCCCGTTACTACTCCTACTCGTTCCGGCCCAACCCGGAGTGGTCGCACATGCTGCCTCCCGGGCGCGAGATCCAGCAGTACTTTTGCCGGGTCGCCGACGAGCGCGGCATCCGGCGGCACATCCGCTTCGGAGCCGAGGTCACCGAGGCCGTCGTGCGCGACGGAAAGTGGTGGCTCACCACCGCTGCCGGTGTCGAGGACTTCGACGTACTGGTTACCGCGACCGGTTTCCTGCGCGTTCCCCACTACCCCGATATTCCGGGCTTGGAAACCTTCGCCGGACCGATGTTCCACTCGTCGCGCTGGGATCACTCGGTCTGTCTGCCCGACAAGCGGATCGGGCTCATCGGCACCGGTTCCACCGGCGTGCAGCTCACCGCCGAACTTGGCGGTAACGTCAAACACCTCAAAGTCTTTCAGCGCACGGCGCAGTGGATCTGCCCCTGGCCTAACCTCAAAGTGTCCGAACGCACGAAAGCCGCGATGCGCCGCTGGACGTGGCTCAACAGCTTCGGCTACTGGTTCTGGGGCGGCTTTGTCCGGTCCGTGTTCGGTGTCGCGCCCGTGCGGCCGGGGTGGCAGCGCCGGCTTTACCAGACTCAGTGCCGGTGGAATCTGCGGCTGTCGGTGCGGGACAAGGAGCTCAAGAAGAAGCTCACGCCCAAGGACCAGCCGATGTGCAAGCGGATGATCTTCGCGAGCCGCTACTACAGGGCCGTCCAGAATCCGGGCGTGGAGATCGTGACCGAGCCGATCGTGGAGGTGCAACCCCGGGGAGTGGTCACCGGCGACGGCACACTGCACGAGGTCGATCTGCTGGTGCTGGCCACCGGGTTCGACTTCCATGCTTACGTTCGGCCACTCACGATCACCGGCGAGCACGGTCGCACGCTCGACGACGTGTGGGCCGACGGGCCGATGGCCTACCGAGCGGTGGCGGTGCCGGGCTTCCCCAACATGTTCATGCTCATGGGTCCCCACGCCCCGGTCGGCAACAACTCGTTGGTCCCGGTCGCCGAGGATCAGGCCGACTACGTGATCTGGTGGATCGACCAACTGCGCGCGGACCGGATCGTGTCGGGCTCGCCGACCGAGGAGGCGACCAAGCTCTACAACGACGCCATGAAAGCGGCGATGCCGAACACGGTGTGGACCACCGGCTGCCACAGTTGGTATCTCGGCAAGGACGGACTGCCGGAGCTGTTCCCCTGGGAGGCCTCCCGATACACCGAGCTGTTGCGTACACCGCAGGTGAGCGATTTCGAGGTGCGGACGGCCCCGTGA